One genomic region from Bacillus aquiflavi encodes:
- a CDS encoding DUF4176 domain-containing protein, translated as MIAYVFFEKKKYLPIGSVVGLQKDARRLLVVGRQLYSETNQIIRDYAAVEYPNGFIDAKEKFIMFNHADIAVVYHYGYVDEKEMQLETLIIEAESTDNRGADDGDFSV; from the coding sequence GTGATTGCTTATGTTTTTTTCGAAAAAAAAAAATATCTTCCTATAGGAAGTGTTGTTGGCTTACAAAAGGATGCAAGACGTCTATTAGTAGTTGGAAGACAATTATATTCTGAAACAAATCAGATCATAAGAGATTATGCAGCTGTAGAATATCCGAATGGGTTTATCGATGCAAAAGAGAAATTTATTATGTTTAATCATGCGGATATCGCAGTTGTCTATCATTACGGTTATGTCGATGAAAAGGAAATGCAATTAGAAACATTAATAATCGAGGCAGAGAGTACGGATAACAGAGGTGCGGATGATGGGGATTTTTCAGTTTAA